From Xylanibacter oryzae DSM 17970, a single genomic window includes:
- the metF gene encoding methylenetetrahydrofolate reductase [NAD(P)H], translating into MKIIDLIKKDVDRKHFSFEVLPPLKGTGTEKLFNTIDKLRDFEPLFINITTHHSEYTYKELDNGLLERQSVRRRPGTIAIAAAIQNKFDIPVQPHIICSGATIEDIEYELLDLQFLGISNLLLLRGDKAKDDKSFKATNGGHLHTTDLIKQVNKFNDGFFEDGTKIKCSGQKFDYGVACYPEKHEESPNIEMDLKYLKEKQDLGAEYAVTQLFYDNNKFFSFIKRAREMGITIPIIPGIKPFTKTSQLNIVPKTFHCDIPDELAREAIKCETDDEAKQLGIEWATSQCEELYKAGVHSVHFYTVSAVDSVRKIVNKLL; encoded by the coding sequence ATGAAAATCATTGATTTAATCAAAAAAGATGTTGATCGCAAGCACTTTTCGTTTGAGGTCTTGCCTCCTTTAAAAGGCACCGGCACCGAAAAGCTCTTCAATACAATAGATAAGCTGAGAGATTTTGAACCTCTGTTTATAAATATAACCACGCATCATAGCGAATATACATATAAGGAACTTGATAATGGATTGCTTGAGCGTCAAAGTGTAAGACGACGTCCCGGCACAATTGCTATTGCAGCTGCCATACAGAACAAATTTGACATTCCTGTACAGCCTCATATAATTTGTAGCGGAGCTACTATTGAGGATATTGAATATGAATTGCTGGATTTGCAATTTCTAGGTATTTCAAATCTACTGCTACTCAGAGGTGATAAAGCAAAAGATGACAAATCATTTAAAGCTACTAACGGTGGACATCTTCATACGACAGATTTAATAAAGCAGGTTAATAAATTCAACGATGGATTCTTTGAAGACGGAACAAAAATCAAATGTTCTGGACAAAAATTTGACTATGGAGTGGCTTGTTATCCTGAAAAGCATGAAGAATCGCCTAACATCGAGATGGATTTGAAATATCTAAAAGAGAAACAAGATCTAGGAGCTGAATATGCGGTTACACAGCTTTTCTATGACAATAATAAGTTCTTCTCGTTTATAAAGCGTGCTAGAGAAATGGGAATAACTATTCCTATTATTCCTGGCATTAAACCTTTTACTAAAACATCACAATTGAATATTGTACCTAAAACATTTCATTGCGATATACCAGATGAACTCGCTAGAGAAGCCATTAAATGCGAAACAGACGATGAAGCAAAGCAATTGGGCATAGAATGGGCAACTTCGCAATGTGAAGAATTGTACAAAGCAGGCGTTCACAGTGTGCATTTTTATACTGTCTCGGCTGTAGATTCGGTTCGTAAAATTGTAAACAAGTTACTCTAA
- a CDS encoding DNA polymerase III subunit: MKFSEVIGQSEAKNRLIQIVNENRIPHALLFCGPKGCGKMALAMAFSSYLLCKDHKDEDSCGMCSQCVMLGKWEHPDLHFTYPVIRPAGESAAHKMISDDFSTEWHEMICKGVYFDMEQWLDYQKAGNQQAKIGVGESTDLLKKLSLKSSQGGYKISLIWLPENMNQECANALLKLLEEPPSKTVFILVSEEPERLLETIRSRTQRFDLKRIDDKEIEDGLIEKRGIDQPVALRIAHIANGSWMRALQELDYGNENKAFLDMFIILMRMAYVRNVKELAKWSESVSSFGREKQKRFLTYFLRMVRENFVYNFNKTEINYLTAEEEAFSRNFARFINEANIIPIADLINKAQRDIIQNANGKIVFFDLALNMIVLLIQK; the protein is encoded by the coding sequence ATGAAATTCAGTGAAGTCATAGGTCAAAGTGAAGCAAAAAACCGTCTGATACAGATTGTTAATGAAAATCGCATACCACATGCCTTATTATTCTGTGGCCCCAAAGGTTGTGGAAAAATGGCACTGGCTATGGCATTTTCATCATATCTACTATGCAAAGACCACAAAGATGAGGATTCTTGTGGTATGTGTAGCCAGTGCGTCATGTTAGGTAAATGGGAACATCCGGACCTACACTTTACTTATCCTGTAATTAGACCTGCCGGAGAATCAGCTGCACATAAGATGATCAGTGATGATTTCAGTACGGAATGGCATGAAATGATTTGCAAGGGAGTCTATTTTGATATGGAGCAATGGCTGGATTACCAGAAAGCGGGTAACCAGCAGGCAAAAATAGGTGTTGGCGAAAGTACAGATTTATTAAAGAAACTAAGTTTGAAGTCGAGTCAGGGTGGATACAAGATATCTCTGATATGGTTGCCAGAGAACATGAATCAGGAATGTGCTAATGCACTGCTGAAATTGTTGGAAGAGCCACCTTCTAAAACAGTATTCATATTAGTATCAGAAGAACCTGAACGACTATTAGAAACAATAAGAAGCCGAACACAACGTTTTGATCTAAAACGAATTGACGATAAAGAAATAGAAGATGGGCTTATTGAAAAGCGTGGAATAGACCAACCTGTAGCCCTACGCATTGCTCACATAGCAAACGGAAGTTGGATGCGTGCACTTCAGGAATTGGACTACGGAAATGAAAACAAGGCCTTTCTTGATATGTTCATCATACTAATGCGAATGGCATACGTTCGCAACGTAAAAGAGCTTGCTAAATGGAGTGAATCTGTATCAAGTTTTGGAAGAGAGAAACAGAAACGTTTCCTTACTTATTTTTTAAGGATGGTGAGAGAGAACTTCGTATACAACTTCAATAAAACAGAGATAAACTACCTTACAGCTGAAGAGGAAGCCTTCTCTAGGAATTTTGCCCGTTTCATAAATGAAGCCAACATAATTCCTATTGCAGATTTGATCAACAAAGCTCAAAGAGATATAATACAAAATGCTAATGGGAAAATAGTCTTTTTTGATTTAGCTTTAAATATGATAGTATTACTAATACAAAAATAA
- a CDS encoding PSP1 domain-containing protein, which translates to MDYKNMKFKICSGCDRGLCHKGCSRQDKQLNTYDWLADVPGNAESTDLVEVQFKNTRKGYFHNVNNLELKKGDIVAVEASPGHDIGVVTLTGRLVKLQIKKANLKSADDIKRIYRIVKPVDMDKYEEAKGREYDTMIQSREIAKGLGLNMKIGDVEYQGDGNKAIFYYIADERVDFRQLIKVLAETFHVRIEMKQIGARQEAGRIGGTGPCGRELCCATWMKSFVSVSTNAARFQDISLNPQKLAGMCAKLKCCLNYEVDDYIDANKRLPSREIILQTTDSDYYLFKSDILSGLITYSTDKNMPANLETITGKRAMEIIEMNRKGEKPLSLEENGKEKKADEHVDLLAQENINRFDKNRKNKKRKPRKPRNINDKQDNNNPEAQPKQNDVNKK; encoded by the coding sequence ATGGATTACAAAAATATGAAATTCAAAATATGCTCAGGATGCGACCGAGGGCTCTGCCATAAAGGTTGCAGTCGTCAAGATAAGCAACTAAATACTTATGATTGGTTAGCTGATGTTCCTGGCAATGCAGAAAGTACAGACCTTGTTGAAGTTCAATTCAAAAATACGCGCAAAGGTTATTTCCATAATGTAAATAATCTGGAGTTGAAAAAGGGTGATATTGTAGCTGTAGAAGCTAGTCCTGGCCACGATATTGGCGTAGTAACACTAACAGGGCGGTTAGTAAAGTTGCAAATCAAAAAGGCCAATCTAAAATCTGCTGATGACATAAAACGCATATATCGTATTGTCAAACCTGTAGATATGGATAAATACGAAGAGGCAAAAGGTAGAGAATATGATACTATGATCCAAAGCCGTGAAATAGCTAAGGGTCTGGGACTGAATATGAAAATCGGTGATGTTGAATACCAAGGTGATGGCAACAAAGCCATATTTTATTATATCGCTGATGAGCGAGTTGACTTCAGACAACTAATAAAAGTTCTAGCTGAGACATTTCACGTCCGAATAGAAATGAAACAAATAGGTGCAAGACAGGAGGCCGGACGTATCGGAGGAACGGGACCTTGTGGTCGTGAACTATGTTGCGCAACATGGATGAAAAGTTTCGTATCTGTAAGTACAAACGCAGCTCGTTTTCAGGACATATCACTTAACCCACAGAAATTAGCTGGTATGTGCGCAAAATTGAAATGTTGTCTAAACTACGAAGTTGATGATTATATTGATGCAAACAAGAGATTGCCTAGTAGAGAAATAATATTGCAAACTACCGACAGTGATTATTACTTGTTTAAATCTGATATACTATCAGGACTTATAACTTACTCTACTGATAAGAATATGCCAGCAAACCTTGAGACGATAACAGGGAAGCGTGCAATGGAAATAATCGAGATGAACAGAAAAGGTGAGAAGCCTCTTTCACTTGAAGAAAACGGTAAAGAGAAGAAAGCTGATGAGCATGTAGACTTGTTAGCTCAAGAAAACATAAACCGCTTTGATAAAAACAGGAAAAACAAAAAGAGGAAGCCACGCAAACCACGCAATATAAATGACAAGCAAGATAATAATAATCCTGAGGCCCAACCAAAACAAAATGATGTGAATAAAAAATAA
- a CDS encoding gliding motility lipoprotein GldH, with protein MMTTFMLSSCNKHVVYNKYNHTPITGWEKNDTLKFDIPIAEGGFYKQDLGLRINGAYPFMSLCLIVEQTIYPSNKTIVDTLNCSLINKDGYAKGNGISYYQYNFNISHIELHKGDSIHVCIRHNMKREILPGISDVGFSLGR; from the coding sequence ATGATGACAACATTTATGTTGTCATCATGCAATAAACATGTTGTGTATAATAAATACAATCATACACCCATAACAGGTTGGGAGAAAAATGATACATTGAAATTTGATATACCAATAGCCGAAGGAGGCTTTTACAAGCAAGACCTTGGATTACGTATAAACGGTGCTTATCCCTTTATGAGCCTCTGCCTTATAGTAGAGCAAACAATATATCCTAGCAATAAAACTATTGTTGATACACTAAACTGTAGTCTAATCAATAAAGATGGATATGCAAAGGGTAATGGAATAAGTTATTACCAATACAACTTTAACATTTCGCATATAGAATTACACAAAGGAGACTCTATACATGTATGCATAAGGCATAACATGAAACGGGAAATTTTACCTGGAATATCCGACGTAGGATTTTCTCTAGGAAGATAA
- the rodA gene encoding rod shape-determining protein RodA, protein MAQRTGKQQGVLGSLDWWTIGIYLVLLAFGWVSVCGASYTFGETDIFSFGTRSGMQIIWIGTSICLGFVLLMLDDRFYETYAYIIYAALLLLLFITIFNPHEIKGSRSWLVLGPLRLQPAEFAKFATALGVAKFMSSYGFNMSRWKDFACACGMVVLPMLFIVGQRETGSALVYLAFFLMFYREGMPGSILFTGVALVVYFVVGIRFEETLILSNTTSVGKFVVLFLVQIFTASMVHIYCKEAKMARYIIFYVIGLTLIFVLFSTYVIPFDVVWAQLFMTAGMIGFLFYQALSTRFKNYFYIVLFALGSVLFFYSADYVLNDVMEPHQRVRINVLLGLDEDLAGAGYNVHQSEIAIGSGGLEGKGFLNGTQTKLKFVPEQDTDFIFCTVGEEEGFLGSAGVLLLFLALILRLIYLAERQQFKFGRIYGYSIVGIFLFHVFINVGMVLGLTPVIGIPLPFFSYGGSSLWGFTFLLFIFLRIDAGRNLVRT, encoded by the coding sequence ATGGCTCAAAGAACAGGTAAACAACAGGGAGTACTTGGTTCATTAGATTGGTGGACTATCGGTATATATTTAGTATTACTTGCTTTTGGATGGGTGAGTGTATGTGGAGCAAGTTATACATTTGGTGAAACTGATATATTTAGTTTTGGAACACGTTCAGGCATGCAGATAATCTGGATAGGTACATCAATATGCCTTGGATTTGTATTGTTGATGCTTGATGATAGATTCTATGAAACTTATGCATATATTATATATGCAGCTTTGTTATTACTACTTTTTATAACGATATTCAATCCTCATGAGATAAAAGGTTCACGTTCATGGCTCGTATTAGGACCATTGAGATTGCAACCGGCAGAGTTCGCAAAGTTCGCAACAGCATTAGGCGTGGCAAAATTTATGAGTTCTTATGGATTTAATATGAGCAGATGGAAAGATTTTGCATGTGCTTGTGGCATGGTCGTTTTGCCAATGCTTTTTATTGTAGGCCAGCGTGAGACTGGATCTGCTTTGGTTTATCTAGCCTTTTTCCTTATGTTTTATAGAGAGGGAATGCCCGGGAGTATATTGTTCACGGGAGTTGCTTTGGTAGTATATTTTGTTGTAGGAATACGTTTTGAAGAGACTCTCATTTTGAGTAATACTACTTCGGTAGGTAAATTTGTGGTATTATTTTTGGTGCAGATCTTTACAGCATCAATGGTGCATATATATTGTAAAGAGGCTAAAATGGCACGTTATATAATCTTTTATGTAATAGGCCTGACCCTTATCTTCGTACTGTTTTCAACGTATGTAATACCATTTGATGTCGTTTGGGCTCAACTATTCATGACAGCTGGAATGATTGGATTCCTGTTTTATCAAGCCCTTAGTACCCGTTTTAAAAACTATTTTTATATAGTATTGTTTGCTTTGGGGTCAGTACTATTTTTCTATTCGGCAGATTATGTTCTTAATGATGTGATGGAACCTCATCAGCGTGTGCGTATCAATGTCCTGTTAGGATTGGATGAAGACCTTGCTGGTGCAGGATACAACGTGCACCAAAGTGAGATAGCAATAGGTTCTGGTGGATTAGAAGGAAAAGGATTTCTTAATGGTACACAAACAAAACTTAAATTCGTCCCAGAGCAAGATACAGACTTTATATTCTGTACTGTAGGAGAAGAAGAAGGTTTCCTTGGATCTGCAGGTGTCTTACTATTGTTCTTAGCCTTGATTCTACGTTTAATATACCTTGCAGAGCGGCAACAATTTAAGTTTGGGCGAATCTATGGCTATTCTATAGTAGGAATATTTCTATTCCATGTATTCATAAATGTCGGTATGGTTTTGGGATTAACTCCTGTAATTGGTATACCTTTGCCATTCTTTAGCTATGGAGGATCTTCATTATGGGGATTTACGTTCTTACTTTTTATATTTTTGAGGATAGATGCAGGCCGCAATCTTGTAAGGACATAA
- the mrdA gene encoding penicillin-binding protein 2 translates to MKDYELENRRMVIGGVAIAIVALYIIRLFTLQIMSDDYKKNADSNAFLKKIEYPSRGAIYDRNGKLMVYNQPSYDIMVVMNEESGRLDTTDFCNSLGITKEFFIQRMKDIKDRSKNPGYSRFTQQMFMNQLSDKEFSLFQEKIFRFPGFYVQKRSIRQYQYGYAAHVLGDVGEVSPADIEEDNYYQPGDYIGKLGVERYYEKQLRGVKGIQILLRDAHGRIQGSYQNGKLDQKPLPGKDLTLGMDLNLQALGERLMQGKIGAIVAIEPSTGEVLCMVSSPTYDPRILVGRHRSKNTVSLTRNVWKPLLNRSIMGQYPPGSTFKTTQALTYLTEGIITPHTMFPCHHGFYYKGLHVGCHGHASPLDLTDAISTSCNSYFCWGLYHMMSDRRKYKNVQQAMDLWRDYMVSMGLGYKLGIDLPGEKRGLIPNASFYDRAYRGSWNGLTVISIAIGQGEVNLTPLQIANLCSTIANRGYYYIPHVVRKVQGDPLAPEYMRKHYTKASHWAYEAVVAGMRSSVIKGSCKAANRADYLVCGKTGTAQNRGQDHSVFMGFAPMNKPKIAIAVYVENGGFGADYGVPIGALMMEQYITGKLSPSSEKRATEFQNRRIAYGSKNR, encoded by the coding sequence ATGAAGGACTACGAACTAGAAAATAGGCGAATGGTTATTGGCGGAGTCGCTATAGCTATTGTTGCACTTTATATTATACGTCTTTTCACTCTTCAAATAATGAGTGATGACTATAAGAAAAATGCAGATAGTAATGCCTTCTTAAAAAAAATAGAATATCCATCAAGAGGTGCAATATATGATCGTAATGGCAAATTGATGGTATATAATCAGCCTTCTTATGATATTATGGTTGTTATGAACGAGGAAAGTGGTAGATTGGATACAACAGACTTTTGTAATAGTCTAGGCATAACAAAAGAATTCTTTATTCAACGAATGAAAGATATAAAAGATCGTTCAAAGAATCCTGGTTATTCTAGATTTACACAGCAGATGTTTATGAATCAATTGTCTGATAAAGAATTCAGTCTTTTTCAAGAAAAGATATTCCGCTTCCCCGGTTTTTATGTCCAAAAACGATCGATTAGACAGTATCAGTATGGCTACGCTGCACATGTCCTTGGAGATGTAGGCGAGGTTTCTCCTGCAGATATAGAGGAAGATAACTATTATCAGCCAGGTGACTATATTGGAAAACTAGGTGTTGAGCGTTATTACGAAAAGCAGCTACGTGGCGTAAAGGGTATACAGATTCTTCTCCGTGATGCTCATGGCCGTATACAGGGGAGTTATCAAAATGGTAAACTAGACCAAAAACCGTTACCAGGTAAAGATTTAACTTTAGGCATGGATCTTAATCTCCAGGCTCTTGGAGAAAGACTTATGCAGGGTAAAATAGGAGCTATTGTAGCTATAGAACCAAGTACGGGAGAAGTTCTATGTATGGTTTCTTCACCTACATATGATCCGCGAATATTGGTTGGCCGCCATAGAAGTAAAAATACAGTAAGCCTTACACGTAATGTTTGGAAACCATTACTGAACCGCTCTATTATGGGACAATATCCACCTGGTTCAACATTTAAGACAACACAGGCTTTAACATATCTTACAGAAGGAATCATAACACCTCATACAATGTTTCCATGTCATCATGGATTCTATTATAAGGGTTTACATGTCGGGTGTCATGGTCATGCATCTCCATTAGACCTTACTGATGCTATTAGTACATCATGTAATAGCTATTTTTGTTGGGGACTTTACCATATGATGTCTGATAGGCGCAAATATAAGAATGTTCAGCAGGCAATGGACCTTTGGCGAGATTATATGGTAAGTATGGGCTTAGGGTATAAATTAGGGATAGACCTTCCCGGTGAGAAACGAGGACTTATACCAAATGCTAGTTTTTATGACAGAGCTTACCGAGGATCATGGAATGGTCTTACGGTAATAAGTATAGCTATTGGGCAAGGTGAGGTTAATCTCACACCGTTGCAAATTGCAAATTTATGTTCAACAATAGCTAATCGTGGCTATTATTACATACCTCATGTAGTAAGAAAAGTACAAGGAGATCCTTTGGCACCGGAATATATGCGCAAGCATTATACTAAGGCTAGTCATTGGGCTTATGAAGCTGTTGTCGCAGGTATGCGCAGTTCAGTTATAAAGGGCTCTTGTAAGGCTGCTAATAGAGCAGATTATTTAGTTTGTGGTAAAACAGGAACAGCACAGAATCGTGGCCAGGACCATTCTGTATTTATGGGATTTGCTCCTATGAATAAACCGAAAATAGCGATAGCTGTATATGTAGAAAATGGTGGTTTCGGTGCTGATTATGGTGTACCTATAGGTGCACTTATGATGGAACAATATATAACAGGCAAACTTTCTCCTAGTTCAGAGAAAAGAGCTACAGAATTCCAAAATAGACGTATTGCATATGGCTCAAAGAACAGGTAA
- the mreD gene encoding rod shape-determining protein MreD translates to MTIDILKRSLTFIVLCLAQALVFNHIHLFDCATPLLYVYLVMLFRRNTSRWSILLWSFFLGLSVDMFANTPGVAAASLTFIGLIQPYILDLFMLQDSDDDFEPGLKSMGGDRFFYYVLILDLLYNIVFFTLETFNFFNWIQWLECIGGSTIITVILILVIENLRKK, encoded by the coding sequence ATGACTATAGATATATTAAAACGAAGCTTGACTTTTATCGTTTTATGTTTGGCACAGGCGTTGGTGTTTAATCACATCCATCTGTTTGATTGTGCTACACCATTGTTATATGTCTATCTGGTGATGTTATTCCGTCGCAATACATCGCGTTGGAGTATATTGCTATGGAGCTTCTTTCTTGGCCTATCTGTAGATATGTTTGCCAATACCCCTGGCGTTGCAGCTGCGTCACTTACTTTCATTGGACTTATCCAACCTTATATACTTGATCTTTTTATGCTTCAAGATAGTGATGATGATTTTGAACCAGGCTTGAAAAGTATGGGTGGGGATCGTTTTTTCTATTATGTATTGATATTAGATCTATTATACAATATAGTGTTCTTTACATTAGAAACATTCAACTTCTTTAATTGGATTCAGTGGTTAGAGTGTATAGGTGGAAGTACTATAATTACAGTTATTCTTATACTTGTAATTGAAAATCTAAGGAAGAAGTAG
- the mreC gene encoding rod shape-determining protein MreC has protein sequence MRNLLDFIAKYNHWFLFILLEVTSFVLLFQYNSYQGSVWLSSANVVAGKVYEWNSSVEQFFSLTHVNKELMLRNFYLERQVNQLRAQMYDITKDTTSVQRNKLQMLSQYHLIPAKVISNSVNRNDNFITLDKGSDDGIKSDMGVVCGNGVVGIVYLVSKHYSIVIPALNPKSNISCSIRGRGYFGYLHWSGGPSQQAFVDDIPRHAHFKLGDWIITSGYSSVFPAGVLVGKILQAYNSHDGLSYRLKVQLSTDFGNLRDVCVVDEPNIKERVLLLNAAKDSLKQKSNY, from the coding sequence ATGCGCAATCTTTTAGATTTTATTGCGAAATATAATCACTGGTTCCTCTTTATATTATTAGAGGTAACCAGTTTTGTGTTGCTATTCCAGTATAATAGCTACCAAGGTAGTGTATGGTTAAGTTCTGCCAATGTTGTTGCGGGAAAGGTTTATGAATGGAACTCAAGTGTAGAACAATTCTTCAGCCTTACTCATGTTAATAAAGAACTAATGCTTCGCAATTTCTACCTTGAGCGTCAAGTAAATCAACTACGTGCTCAGATGTACGATATTACAAAGGATACTACATCTGTTCAGCGTAACAAGTTGCAAATGCTAAGTCAGTATCATCTGATACCTGCTAAAGTAATAAGCAATTCGGTTAATAGAAATGATAACTTCATAACGTTGGATAAAGGTAGTGATGATGGAATAAAAAGTGACATGGGAGTAGTTTGCGGAAATGGAGTAGTTGGAATTGTATATTTGGTATCTAAGCACTATTCTATTGTAATTCCTGCATTGAATCCAAAATCAAATATAAGCTGTTCCATCCGAGGTCGTGGCTATTTTGGCTATTTACATTGGTCTGGTGGCCCTAGTCAGCAGGCTTTTGTTGATGATATTCCTCGTCATGCTCATTTTAAGTTAGGTGATTGGATTATCACAAGTGGGTATTCTTCAGTTTTTCCGGCAGGTGTCCTTGTTGGCAAAATTCTGCAAGCGTATAATTCGCATGATGGACTTTCATATAGGCTCAAAGTACAGTTATCTACTGATTTTGGAAATCTAAGGGATGTCTGTGTCGTTGATGAACCTAATATAAAAGAAAGAGTTCTGCTGTTAAATGCAGCAAAAGATTCGCTCAAACAGAAAAGTAATTATTAA